The following coding sequences are from one Alosa alosa isolate M-15738 ecotype Scorff River chromosome 3, AALO_Geno_1.1, whole genome shotgun sequence window:
- the LOC125292418 gene encoding cytochrome c oxidase copper chaperone yields the protein MSSISAASVTEPSAAIEGAEKKPLKPCCACPETKKERDACIIEKGEESCTGLIEAHKECMRALGFKI from the exons ATGTCGTCCATCTCTGCCGCTAGCGTTACCGAACCATCAGCTGCCATTGAGGGAGCGGAAAAGAAACCACTGAAACCATGCTGTGCGTGTCCAGAGACCAAAAAAGAAAGGGATGCATG CATCATTGAGAAGGGAGAAGAAAGTTGCACAGGCCTCATCGAAGCTCACAAGGAATGCATGAGGGCGCTTGGATTCAAGATTTGA
- the LOC125292443 gene encoding potassium/sodium hyperpolarization-activated cyclic nucleotide-gated channel 1-like: protein MKTDEKQSSTVSHRRANDTMENAGNDIEVEIEDKPYSRCGRVKSHLFELFLPKFNKQSSYIFGSEIAFNAECDRQRQAGVFVIHPLSSIRHNYVLVMVILTFLNLLSIPMEIAYSEEVVGAARTLWKLFNVFSDLLFLLDIYLNFRMGILSDSNEIAIIDVKVIAKNYLKTWFIPDAIASFPVDFIIAIAEHWNDKDTKSLQGAKIMRILMFARILSLVRLLRVSRLVRFFSELEQMSNANLEGVRIFLRVIGLFMMMFILCHWNGCIQYFVPLLANFPPDCWVKHEDLMNSTSTEKYTFGIFRALSHMIGISYGSENPPTNEVELWIVMTSMVSGALMYAIMVANAAAMMSNVDAPSKVYKNKLNHLDDYMTYRKLPRDLRKRMHDYYQARYGGKWFDEREILSLLSKSLKEEILNVLCASMLERTPMFQDRDSSFINAILLELHYEVFLKGDVIVHQNAPGDRMFFIEYGQVLVATDTFKIELCDGNYFGEICLLTRGKRVASVTALSTCHLFSLSVDSFNKVLECFPDVHQDIMSTALARQADLENAENPCTETESCETVENPTTSGLNDHAEEELGEPSLGTWRMNWMK from the exons ATGAAAACTGATGAAAAACAGAGTTCAACGGTCTCTCACCGACGTGCTAACGATACAATGGAAAATGCTGGCAACGACATTGAAGTTGAAATTGAAGATAAACCTTACAGCAGATGTGGTCGCGTCAAATCTCATCTGTTTGAACTGTTTCTTCCAAAGTTCAACAAACAGTCTTCATACATTTTTGGAAGCGAAATTGCCTTTAATGCGGAATGTGATCGTCAAAGGCAAGCAGGGGTATTTGTAATACATCCCCTTAGTTCAATAAG GCACAATTATGTCCTGGTCATGGTCATATTGACTTTTTTAAACCTTTTGTCAATTCCAATGGAAATAGCCTATTCTGAGGAGGTTGTCGGAGCAGCTCGGACACTCTGGAAATTGTTCAATGTGTTTTCGGACTTATTGTTTCTTCTGGATATTTACCTGAACTTTAGAATGGGTATTCTCTCAGATAGCAATGAG ATAGCAATCATTGATGTAAAGGTTATTGCCAAGAATTATTTGAAGACTTGGTTTATTCCAGATGCAATAGCTTCATTCCCTGTTGACTTCATCATTGCCATTGCA GAGCACTGGAATGACAAGGACACAAAATCACTGCAAGGTGCCAAAATTATGCGGATTCTTATGTTTGCAAGAATTCTTAGTCTTGTTCGTCTCCTTCGTGTGTCACGGCTAGTGAGATTCTTCAGTGAGTTGGAACAG aTGTCTAATGCAAATCTGGAAGGTGTCCGTATCTTCTTAAGAGTCATTGGTTTATTCATGATGATGTTTATTCTGTGCCACTGGAATGGTTGCATACAGTATTTTGTGCCTTTGCTGGCAAACTTCCCACCAGACTGCTGGGTTAAACACGAAGACCTCATG AATTCTACGTCAACGGAGAAGTACACTTTTGGAATCTTTCGAGCCCTTTCTCACATGATTGGGATATCCTACGGCTCTGAAAACCCTCCAACTA ATGAGGTGGAACTGTGGATTGTCATGACCAGCATGGTATCTGGGGCACTGATGTACGCTATTATGGTTGCTAATGCTGCTGCCATGATGTCCAATGTGGATGCACCCTCCAAAGTCTATAAAAACAAG ctgaatcaTCTGGACGACTACATGACCTACAGGAAACTACCAAGAGATCTACGTAAACGCATGCATGACTACTACCAAGCGCGCTATGGCGGGAAGTGGTTTGATGAAAGGGAAATTCTCAGTTTGCTCTCCAAATCTTTAAAAGAG GAGATTCTGAATGTCCTGTGTGCCAGTATGCTGGAGCGCACGCCAATGTTCCAGGACCGTGACTCCAGCTTCATCAACGCCATCCTGCTGGAGCTACACTACGAGGTGTTCCTGAAGGGGGATGTCATCGTGCATCAAAACGCCCCGGGCGACCGCATGTTCTTCATCGAGTACGGCCAGGTCCTTGTGGCCACTGACACCTTCAAGATAGAGCTGTGTGACGGAAACTACTTTGGCG AGATCTGCCTGTTGACCAGAGGGAAGCGTGTGGCCTCGGTCACTGCTTTGTCCACTTGccacctcttctccctctctgtggaCAGTTTCAATAAGGTGCTGGAATGCTTTCCGGATGTCCACCAGGATATCATGAGCACAGCATTGGCGAGACAGGCAGACCTTGAGA acGCTGAGAACCCCTGCACGGAGACAGAGAGTTGTGAGACTGTGGAGAATCCCACCACTTCAGGTTTAAATGACCACGCTGAGGAGGAGTTAGGAGAACCCAGCCTTGGGACTTGGAGAATGAACTGGATGAAATAA
- the LOC125292371 gene encoding potassium/sodium hyperpolarization-activated cyclic nucleotide-gated channel 1-like, producing the protein MEVPRTPTRRCSIVTAGGWKNLLLPQQNRQSLYVYGSELAVEEACAKQKESGILVIHPFSPIRSYYIMCMVAITFLNLVGIPMEIAFLDGGSGAGWEGFNVFSDTLFLIDVALNFRTGIITDDSEAAVLDLKKIRISYLKSWFIPDLIAAFPVGYILLIADLTYSTDPNSTKTSRMVRILMFVRILSLVRLLRVSRLVRFFNEVEKVSNANLEVVRLLFRVLSLLMTIFLLCHWNGCIQYFVPMLEDFPADCWVRRENLMNASVAEKYSFGIFRALSHMTAVSYGSSESPTNETEMWIVIISMVSGALMYTLLVANAAAMMSNVDITAKAYKSKMNHLDDYMTFMKLPKELRVRISSYYQARYGGKWFDEKDILNWVSESLKEEILTIMCDGLLRKVPIFRNCDKSFISSILPHLQHEVFQEGDVIVQQNGPGDRMFLIEHGQVLVDSLEKELCDGDHFGEMCLLNQGNRLSTVRALTVCQLFSLSVTSFHEVLQRFPDVRKDLEKMAENTNTSFV; encoded by the exons ATGGAGGTGCCCAGGACCCCGACCAGAAGATGCTCCATAGTGACTGCGGGCGGGTGGAAGAACCTGCTCCTGCCCCAGCAAAACCGGCAATCACTGTATGTGTATGGCAGTGAGTTAGCCGTGGAGGAGGCTTGCGCCAAGCAAAAGGAGAGCGGGATACTCGTCATCCACCCTTTCAGCCCCATACG GAGTTATTATATCATGTGCATGGTGGCTATTACCTTTCTGAACCTGGTTGGGATCCCCATGGAGATTGCCTTCCTGGACGGTGGGAGTGGCGCTGGCTGGGAGGGGTTCAATGTGTTTTCAGACACGCTCTTCTTGATTGACGTCGCTCTGAACTTCAGGACGGGTATCATTACTGATGACAGTGAG GCTGCTGTTCTCGACTTGAAGAAGATTCGTATTAGTTATTTAAAGAGCTGGTTCATACCTGATTTGATTGCTGCATTCCCAGTTGGCTACATATTGCTCATTGCG GACTTGACTTACAGCACAGACCCCAACTCTACCAAGACTAGCAGAATGGTGCGAATCCTGATGTTCGTGAGGATACTGAGTCTGGTACGACTTCTACGGGTATCCAGGCTGGTCCGGTTCTTCAATGAAGTGGAGAAG GTGTCCAATGCAAACCTTGAGGTGGTGCGCCTGTTATTCCGAGTGCTGTCCCTCCTAATGACCATATTCCTCCTGTGCCACTGGAACGGCTGCATTCAATACTTTGTGCCCATGCTGGAGGACTTTCCAGCGGACTGttgggtgaggagagagaatcTCATG AACGCCTCGGTGGCTGAGAAATACTCCTTCGGCATCTTCCGGGCCCTTTCTCACATGACTGCCGTCTCTTACGGATCCTCCGAGAGCCCCACAA ATGAGACAGAGATGTGGATTGTCATTATCAGTATGGTGTCGGGGGCGTTGATGTATACATTGTTGGTGGCTAACGCTGCGGCTATGATGTCCAACGTTGACATAACAGCGAAGGCGTACAAGAGCAAG ATGAATCATCTCGACGACTACATGACCTTTATGAAGCTCCCCAAAGAATTGCGCGTTCGCATCAGCAGCTACTACCAGGCCCGCTATGGGGGGAAATGGTTTGATGAAAAGGACATATTAAATTGGGTGTCTGAGTCTCTGAAAGAG GAAATTCTGACCATCATGTGTGACGGGCTGCTCAGAAAGGTGCCAATATTCCGGAACTGCGACAAAAGCTTCATCTCCTCGATCCTGCCTCATCTGCAGCATGAGGTCTTCCAGGAGGGCGATGTCATCGTCCAGCAGAACGGGCCAGGTGACCGCATGTTCCTGATCGAGCACGGCCAGGTCCTGGTGGACAGTCTGGAGAAGGAGCTCTGCGATGGAGACCACTTCGGAG AGATGTGCCTCCTCAACCAGGGCAATCGCTTATCTACAGTCCGAGCCTTGACCGTGTGCcagctcttctctctgtccGTGACTAGCTTTCACGAGGTGCTGCAGAGATTCCCAGACGTCAGGAAGGATTTGGAGAAGATGGCCGAAAACACCAATACAAGCTTTGTGTGA
- the ska3 gene encoding spindle and kinetochore-associated protein 3 — protein MEPRVKFFAKLRHLVGHLEKETAHLQETTESQNYDDTSGGACLATLHYLQSDVRGFKSQIQQELVNSKDERAEGVSFIQMWSEKRQQVKEALDLLSSHLEQYGYKPRQPTQKPPAAGTECGESESQSEDGDEAGEEEEELEQETGEDDQDAEEEDGDEHPEQHKDLDQLTPERLAPSLFTVMCTPKLTDFGLSELHLQNMLKNYAVAQDPTPMAPKGLLSPLSAPVQPPVPKTPKCYLKLDEDAPTPRLEDFGISEYTMRLNNDFTMDLLRKPPKPSSKQPSGPVEKIPLLAPSNLVFSEYMDTPETPEIRTPGFRIVKKAPPHTPVQSCHNNPDSPPNQSNDLISPELPTFETPYVRKLLSVQKLNVETRSLSIVSMAGEPVPGPKEPSGPALDLQENYTQEWNLSSPRVRMEFEPEPRTPEMPDMSSITQDIFKLVSQCNTEMKSAAIQPPLKAGLQATVTGKENKPAIQLQSLALVTEKEFLGLTSYLRKIPLERLNEAIQEMNTALHQRQNGVHSDPMQFQMDELRSITGIGVKAPMFLLCLTQLKRVEHIQGAGNNAMYKLLPTHT, from the exons ATGGAGCCGCGGGTGAAGTTTTTCGCGAAGCTGCGACATTTAGTGGGACATTTGGAGAAAGAAACTGCACATCTCCAAGAGACAACTGAGAGTCAGAACTACG ATGACACTTCTGGGGGAGCTTGCCTGGCAACTTTGCATTACCTGCAATCAGATGTCAGAGGGTTTAAG TCGCAGATACAACAGGAACTTGTAAATAGCAAAGACGAGAGGGCGGAGGGGGTGAGCTTCATACAGATGTGGTCAGAAAAGAGACAACAAGTCAAAGAAGCCCTTGACTTATTGAGCAGCCACCTGGAGCAATATGGCTACAAACCCAGACAGCCAACACAGAAACCTCCAG CTGCAGGGACTGAGTGCGGTGAATCCGAATCTCAGTCTGAGGATGGGGACGaggcaggagaagaggaggaggagttggaGCAGGAGACTGGCGAGGACGATCAAGACGCAGAGGAAGAAGATGGAGACGAGCATCCAGAACAACACAAAGACCTGGACCAGCTCACCCCAGAGAGGTTAGCCCCCTCCCTGTTCACGGTCATGTGCACCCCGAAGCTCACCGACTTTGGCCTGTCGGAATTGCACCTGCAGAACATGTTAAAAAACTACGCTGTGGCCCAGGACCCGACCCCAATGGCCCCAAAAGGGCTCCTGTCGCCCCTCTCTGCGCCCGTACAGCCTCCGGTGCCCAAGACGCCCAAGTGCTACCTCAAACTGGACGAGGATGCACCCACCCCACGGCTAGAGGATTTTGGTATCTCGGAGTACACCATGCGCCTTAACAATGACTTCACCATGGACCTCCTCCGTAAGCCCCCAAAGCCTTCCAG CAAACAGCCCTCTGGACCAGTGGAAAAGATTCCCCTGTTGGCGCCGTCTAACCTTGTCTTCAGTG AGTATATGGACACCCCCGAAACACCTGAAATCCGAACACCAGGATTCAGGATCGTGAAGAAGGCTCCACCGCATACCCCTGTCCAGAGTTGCCACAACAACCCGGATTCACCCCCAAACCAGTCCAATGATCTTATCTCCCCTGAACTCCCCACATTTGAGACACCATATGTCCGCAAACTCCTGAGTGTTCAAAAG TTAAATGTAGAAACCCGTAGCTTGTCTATAGTGAGCATGGCAGGAGAACCAGTGCCAGGTCCTAAGGAACCGTCAGGTCCCGCTCTGGATCTTCAGGAGAACTACACCCAGGAGTGGAACCTGTCAAGCCCACGGGTCAGGATGGAGTTTGAGCCTGAACCACGCACCCCAGAGATGCCAGACATGAGCTCCATCACCCAGGACATCTTCAAA CTGGTGTCTCAGTGCAACACTGAGATGAAGTCAGCCGCTATCCAGCCGCCCCTCAAAGCAGGACTGCAGGCCACAGTAACCGGAAAGGAGAACAAGCCAGCCATCCA ACTTCAGAGTCTGGCACTAGTGACAGAGAAGGAGTTCCTGGGCCTGACCAGCTACCTCAGGAAGATCCCCCTCGAGCGCCTGAACGAGGCCATCCAGGAGATGAACACAGCTCTGCACCAGCGGCAGAATG GTGTGCATTCGGACCCAATGCAGTTCCAGATGGACGAGCTTAGGAGCATCACAGGCATCGGGGTGAAGGCGCCCATGTTTCTGCTGTGCCTGACGCAGCTGAAGAGGGTCGAGCACATCCAGGGAGCAGGAAATAACGCCATGTACAAGCTgcttcctacacacacatga
- the sap18 gene encoding histone deacetylase complex subunit SAP18 gives MAVESRVTQEEIKKEPEKPVDREKTCPLLLRVFTTNNGRHHRIDEFARGNVPSSELQIYTWMDATLKELTSLVKEVYPDARKKGTHFGFAIVYPDPKRQGYRVKDIGSTISGRKGADDSMTLQSQRFQIGDYLDIAITPPNRTPAVPGRMRPY, from the exons ATGGCCGTGGAATCGAGAGTAACACaagaagaaataaagaaagagccCGAAAAGCCCGTCGACAGGGAAAAG ACCTGCCCACTTCTTCTGCGAGTGTTCACAACCAACAATGGCAGGCATCATAGAATAGACGAGTTTGCCCGTGGAAATGTCCCCTCAAGTGAACTACAGATCTATACCTG GATGGATGCCACCCTAAAAGAACTGACAAGTTTAGTGAAGGAGGTCTACCCTGATGCTAGAAAAAAAGGCACTCACTTTGGCTTCGCCATTGTTTATCCAGATCCGAAACGGCAAGGCTATAG GGTTAAAGATATAGGCAGCACCATATCGGGCCGAAAAGGAGCAGATGACTCCATGACTCTGCAGTCCCAGCGCTTTCAAATAGGAGACTACCTGGACATCGCCATAACGCCACCCAATAGGACGCCAGCTGTGCCCGGCCGCATGAGGCCTTACTGA
- the LOC125292669 gene encoding uncharacterized protein LOC125292669 isoform X1 has translation MVHTCVVAGCRNRRTPGTTLSFYRFPRDPERKQRWIAAVNREGWVPNDGSRLCSNHFISGKQVKNPRSPDYVPSVFTTTASLSETMKEASTFELSDKQEAQVEAANALLFLQGQGRFTGEMVQNQGQDQEPDTTSSSTSSDDEDEDEDDSDEMGQMSDCKGKAEKLCRSASTRFIDYEASLKALRRENRALRESVEKMSLTEASLRNDPEKVCFYTGLPNYFVFETVMWLLAPHMKGDKNSKLSKFQQLLLTLMRLRLDLRNQDLAYRFGVKVATVTRTVHRIINIMSATLVPTAVFWPSRVELRKNLPAALTATHPDCAVIIDCFRVSLERPIDSELNQQVPTTADGRILYTPRAYGANELKYLIGVAPQGVVTFVSRGSPGNVSDKCLAEGCGFLCKLLPGDVVLASHDLDIAESVAARGAQLKVTGSSGVIHGEGFPEMSRAPWTTTNTITPERLSVHRHVEKVISMVKKRYAILTGPVESPFTAVDRASSMTTFDKIVQVACALNNLCISAAPLE, from the exons ATGGTTCACACGTGCGTGGTGGCTGGTTGTCGGAATCGGAGAACACCCGGGACCACTCTATCCTTTTATCGATTTCCTCGTGACCCAGAAAGGAAACAGCGTTGGATAGCTGCTGTGAATAGAGAAGGATGGGTGCCAAACGACGGGAGTAGGCTGTGTAGTAACCACTTCATCTCAG gtAAACAGGTGAAGAATCCCCGGTCGCCGGATTATGTTCCCTCAGTTTTCACCACTACAGCCTCCTTATCCGAGACCATGAAAGAAGCCAGCACGTTTGAACTGTCTGACAAACAGGAGGCGCAGGTGGAGGCGGCCAATGCCTTGCTCTTCCTCCAGGGGCAAGGCAGGTTTACGGGGGAAATGGTCCAGAACCAAGGGCAGGATCAGGAGCCTGACACCACATCATCGTCAACAAGCAGCGATGACGAGGACGAAGATGAAGACGACAGTGATGAAATGGGCCAGATGAGCGACTGCAAAGGCAAAGCCGAAAAGCTGTGTAGAAGTGCCTCCACTCGGTTCATTGACTACGAAGCCAGCCTGAAAGCCCTGAGGAGGGAGAACCGGGCCCTACGGGAGTCTGTGGAGAAGATGTCCCTCACCGAGGCTTCGCTCCGGAACGATCCGGAGAAGGTGTGCTTCTACACAGGGCTTCCAAACTACTTTGTATTTGAGACGGTCATGTGGCTGTTGGCTCCACACATGAAGGGGGACAAGAATTCCAAACTCTCGAAGTTCCAGCAGCTGCTCCTGACACTCATGAGGCTCCGGTTAGACCTGCGGAACCAGGACTTGGCCTACCGCTTTGGCGTGAAGGTCGCCACGGTGACCCGGACGGTCCACAGGATCATCAACATAATGTCTGCCACCCTCGTGCCCACCGCTGTCTTCTGGCCCTCCCGGGTGGAACTGAGGAAGAACCTTCCGGCAGCTCTGACGGCCACGCATCCGGACTGTGCTGTTATCATTGACTGCTTCAGGGTTTCCTTGGAGAGGCCTATCGACTCGGAGCTGAACCAGCAGGTCCCCACCACTGCAGACGGTAGGATACTCTATACCCCTCGGGCGTATGGGGCTAACGAGCTCAAGTACCTCATTGGTGTCGCCCCACAAGGAGTAGTCACATTTGTGTCACGAGGGTCACCTGGCAACGTGAGCGACAAGTGCTTGGCAGAAGGGTGTGGCTTCCTCTGCAAGCTCCTCCCAGGGGACGTGGTGCTAGCTAGTCACGACCTGGACATCGCAGAGTCGGTGGCGGCACGTGGTGCACAACTGAAAGTCACCGGCTCCAGCGGCGTCATCCACGGCGAGGGTTTTCCAGAGATGAGCCGCGCCCCGtggaccaccaccaacaccattaCACCAGAGAGACTCAGTGTCCACAGACACGTGGAGAAGGTCATCTCCATGGTGAAGAAGAGGTACGCCATTCTCACAGGTCCAGTGGAGAGCCCGTTCACCGCTGTTGACCGAGCCTCCAGCATGACCACATTTGACAAGATAGTGCAGGTGGCCTGTGCCTTAAACAACCTGTGCATCTCCGCAGCTCCTCTGGAGTGA
- the LOC125292669 gene encoding uncharacterized protein LOC125292669 isoform X2, with amino-acid sequence MKEASTFELSDKQEAQVEAANALLFLQGQGRFTGEMVQNQGQDQEPDTTSSSTSSDDEDEDEDDSDEMGQMSDCKGKAEKLCRSASTRFIDYEASLKALRRENRALRESVEKMSLTEASLRNDPEKVCFYTGLPNYFVFETVMWLLAPHMKGDKNSKLSKFQQLLLTLMRLRLDLRNQDLAYRFGVKVATVTRTVHRIINIMSATLVPTAVFWPSRVELRKNLPAALTATHPDCAVIIDCFRVSLERPIDSELNQQVPTTADGRILYTPRAYGANELKYLIGVAPQGVVTFVSRGSPGNVSDKCLAEGCGFLCKLLPGDVVLASHDLDIAESVAARGAQLKVTGSSGVIHGEGFPEMSRAPWTTTNTITPERLSVHRHVEKVISMVKKRYAILTGPVESPFTAVDRASSMTTFDKIVQVACALNNLCISAAPLE; translated from the coding sequence ATGAAAGAAGCCAGCACGTTTGAACTGTCTGACAAACAGGAGGCGCAGGTGGAGGCGGCCAATGCCTTGCTCTTCCTCCAGGGGCAAGGCAGGTTTACGGGGGAAATGGTCCAGAACCAAGGGCAGGATCAGGAGCCTGACACCACATCATCGTCAACAAGCAGCGATGACGAGGACGAAGATGAAGACGACAGTGATGAAATGGGCCAGATGAGCGACTGCAAAGGCAAAGCCGAAAAGCTGTGTAGAAGTGCCTCCACTCGGTTCATTGACTACGAAGCCAGCCTGAAAGCCCTGAGGAGGGAGAACCGGGCCCTACGGGAGTCTGTGGAGAAGATGTCCCTCACCGAGGCTTCGCTCCGGAACGATCCGGAGAAGGTGTGCTTCTACACAGGGCTTCCAAACTACTTTGTATTTGAGACGGTCATGTGGCTGTTGGCTCCACACATGAAGGGGGACAAGAATTCCAAACTCTCGAAGTTCCAGCAGCTGCTCCTGACACTCATGAGGCTCCGGTTAGACCTGCGGAACCAGGACTTGGCCTACCGCTTTGGCGTGAAGGTCGCCACGGTGACCCGGACGGTCCACAGGATCATCAACATAATGTCTGCCACCCTCGTGCCCACCGCTGTCTTCTGGCCCTCCCGGGTGGAACTGAGGAAGAACCTTCCGGCAGCTCTGACGGCCACGCATCCGGACTGTGCTGTTATCATTGACTGCTTCAGGGTTTCCTTGGAGAGGCCTATCGACTCGGAGCTGAACCAGCAGGTCCCCACCACTGCAGACGGTAGGATACTCTATACCCCTCGGGCGTATGGGGCTAACGAGCTCAAGTACCTCATTGGTGTCGCCCCACAAGGAGTAGTCACATTTGTGTCACGAGGGTCACCTGGCAACGTGAGCGACAAGTGCTTGGCAGAAGGGTGTGGCTTCCTCTGCAAGCTCCTCCCAGGGGACGTGGTGCTAGCTAGTCACGACCTGGACATCGCAGAGTCGGTGGCGGCACGTGGTGCACAACTGAAAGTCACCGGCTCCAGCGGCGTCATCCACGGCGAGGGTTTTCCAGAGATGAGCCGCGCCCCGtggaccaccaccaacaccattaCACCAGAGAGACTCAGTGTCCACAGACACGTGGAGAAGGTCATCTCCATGGTGAAGAAGAGGTACGCCATTCTCACAGGTCCAGTGGAGAGCCCGTTCACCGCTGTTGACCGAGCCTCCAGCATGACCACATTTGACAAGATAGTGCAGGTGGCCTGTGCCTTAAACAACCTGTGCATCTCCGCAGCTCCTCTGGAGTGA